The following are encoded together in the Humulus lupulus chromosome 5, drHumLupu1.1, whole genome shotgun sequence genome:
- the LOC133778321 gene encoding uncharacterized protein LOC133778321 isoform X1 → MADQALVSSNDHHHLQKAVVRKSSIMIERKPLMLKDYLLDDLSSCSSNGFKSLPRRQCCSTVRFLLEIDLKQNHQHRRPHIRKDKPNFVKAKRLFRSSRSGRFTISVLQRASDAVINAVKQLPFPSVVTSVQNRARKGLLPRSLSRKLLNNRFWGRATDKDNASNDKVEDHHHEEIIRDNINRWRLYPQLPDNDHHKPSNQNTTTKTIVSSSSSGNSKSNSWCESEFTTTTTTSSSRQSETTPTITSAHENDVVGLAGSENDVSQKVKKKVDHITVGEEGTTELGPTTATCSHQHAKEWPNEEEKEQFSPVSVLDCPFEDDDQDETNSPFNSRLARLEGTKQKLLQKIRRFENLTQLEPVDLEKRIIAMSDIKNDNDRYQIKTSSDDEIEDQKARELVTKVTKNINTAASSSATNKLLFDFFRERVAEERGSRKGFAEAVKSAEDWTVGAPTREVLLRWEVNEGRKAYIKEMEKGGRWRNLDEEKGEIDLELEALVWDSLIEEILLDLLHYDSAASHSA, encoded by the exons ATGGCTGATCAAGCTTTGGTTTCTTCAAATGATCATCACCATCTTCAAAAGGCGGTGGTCAGGAAATCATCCATCATGATCGAACGTAAGCCGTTGATGCTCAAGGACTATCTTCTCGACGATCTAAGTTCATGCTCATCCAACGGCTTCAAATCTTTACCAAGGCGTCAGTGCTGCTCAACCGTCAGATTTCTCCTCGAGATCGATCTTAAACAGAATCACCAACACCGTCGCCCACATATTCGTAAAGATAAACCAAATTTCGTTAAGGCGAAGCGACTTTTCCGAAGTAGCAGAAGCGGTCGCTTCACCATCTCAGTCCTGCAAAGAGCTTCGGACGCCGTTATTAACGCCGTCAAACAGTTGCCGTTCCCTTCCGTCGTGACGTCCGTACAGAACAGAGCCAGAAAAGGACTCCTTCCCAGAAGCCTTTCGAGAAAGCTATTAAATAATCGCTTTTGGGGTAGAGCCACAGATAAAGATAATGCTAGTAATGACAAAGTTGAAGATCATCACCATGAAGAGATCATCAGAGACAATATCAACCGGTGGAGATTGTATCCTCAGCTCCCAGACAATGATCACCACAAGCCTTCGAATCAAAATACTACCACGAAAACCATTGTTTCAAGTAGCTCAAGCGGTAATAGTAAGAGTAACAGTTGGTGCGAGAGTGagtttactactactactactacttcgtCTAGCAGACAATCCGAGACGACTCCAACAATTACATCAGCTCATGAAAACGACGTCGTTGGCTTAGCTGGTAGTGAAAACGACGTGTCGCAAAAGGTCAAAAAGAAAGTGGATCATATAACTGTCGGTGAGGAGGGTACGACGGAGTTAGGACCAACAACAGCTACCTGCTCTCATCAACACGCAAAG GAGTGGCCAAACGAAGAAGAAAAGGAACAATTCAGTCCCGTCTCCGTGTTGGATTGTCCATTCGAAGACGATGATCAAGATGAAACTAACTCTCCTTTCAATAGCAGACTCGCTCGCTTGGAAG GAACGAAGCAGAAGCTTCTGCAAAAGATTCGAAGGTTCGAGAACCTCACTCAACTGGAACCAGTAGATCTGGAGAAGAGAATAATCGCAATGTCAGATATCAAAAACGATAACGATCGATATCAGATTAAAACATCAAGCGATGATGAAATCGAAGATCAAAAAGCGCGGGAACTGGTTACGAAAGTCACCAAAAACATCAATACTGCGGCATCGTCGAGTGCGACCAACAAATTGTTGTTCGATTTCTTCAGAGAGCGAGTGGCAGAGGAGAGAGGATCGAGAAAGGGCTTCGCGGAGGCGGTGAAATCGGCGGAGGATTGGACGGTGGGAGCTCCTACGAGAGAAGTTTTGCTGAGATGGGAAGTGAATGAGGGAAGAAAAGCTTACATCAAGGAAATGGAAAAAGGTGGAAGATGGAGAAATTTGGATGAGGAAAAGGGGGAGATTGATTTGGAGTTGGAAGCTCTGGTTTGGGATTCTTTAATTGAAGAAATCTTACTTGATCTGTT GCATTACGACTCGGCGGCTAGTCATTCGGCTTGA
- the LOC133778321 gene encoding uncharacterized protein LOC133778321 isoform X2 codes for MADQALVSSNDHHHLQKAVVRKSSIMIERKPLMLKDYLLDDLSSCSSNGFKSLPRRQCCSTVRFLLEIDLKQNHQHRRPHIRKDKPNFVKAKRLFRSSRSGRFTISVLQRASDAVINAVKQLPFPSVVTSVQNRARKGLLPRSLSRKLLNNRFWGRATDKDNASNDKVEDHHHEEIIRDNINRWRLYPQLPDNDHHKPSNQNTTTKTIVSSSSSGNSKSNSWCESEFTTTTTTSSSRQSETTPTITSAHENDVVGLAGSENDVSQKVKKKVDHITVGEEGTTELGPTTATCSHQHAKEWPNEEEKEQFSPVSVLDCPFEDDDQDETNSPFNSRLARLEGTKQKLLQKIRRFENLTQLEPVDLEKRIIAMSDIKNDNDRYQIKTSSDDEIEDQKARELVTKVTKNINTAASSSATNKLLFDFFRERVAEERGSRKGFAEAVKSAEDWTVGAPTREVLLRWEVNEGRKAYIKEMEKGGRWRNLDEEKGEIDLELEALVWDSLIEEILLDLL; via the exons ATGGCTGATCAAGCTTTGGTTTCTTCAAATGATCATCACCATCTTCAAAAGGCGGTGGTCAGGAAATCATCCATCATGATCGAACGTAAGCCGTTGATGCTCAAGGACTATCTTCTCGACGATCTAAGTTCATGCTCATCCAACGGCTTCAAATCTTTACCAAGGCGTCAGTGCTGCTCAACCGTCAGATTTCTCCTCGAGATCGATCTTAAACAGAATCACCAACACCGTCGCCCACATATTCGTAAAGATAAACCAAATTTCGTTAAGGCGAAGCGACTTTTCCGAAGTAGCAGAAGCGGTCGCTTCACCATCTCAGTCCTGCAAAGAGCTTCGGACGCCGTTATTAACGCCGTCAAACAGTTGCCGTTCCCTTCCGTCGTGACGTCCGTACAGAACAGAGCCAGAAAAGGACTCCTTCCCAGAAGCCTTTCGAGAAAGCTATTAAATAATCGCTTTTGGGGTAGAGCCACAGATAAAGATAATGCTAGTAATGACAAAGTTGAAGATCATCACCATGAAGAGATCATCAGAGACAATATCAACCGGTGGAGATTGTATCCTCAGCTCCCAGACAATGATCACCACAAGCCTTCGAATCAAAATACTACCACGAAAACCATTGTTTCAAGTAGCTCAAGCGGTAATAGTAAGAGTAACAGTTGGTGCGAGAGTGagtttactactactactactacttcgtCTAGCAGACAATCCGAGACGACTCCAACAATTACATCAGCTCATGAAAACGACGTCGTTGGCTTAGCTGGTAGTGAAAACGACGTGTCGCAAAAGGTCAAAAAGAAAGTGGATCATATAACTGTCGGTGAGGAGGGTACGACGGAGTTAGGACCAACAACAGCTACCTGCTCTCATCAACACGCAAAG GAGTGGCCAAACGAAGAAGAAAAGGAACAATTCAGTCCCGTCTCCGTGTTGGATTGTCCATTCGAAGACGATGATCAAGATGAAACTAACTCTCCTTTCAATAGCAGACTCGCTCGCTTGGAAG GAACGAAGCAGAAGCTTCTGCAAAAGATTCGAAGGTTCGAGAACCTCACTCAACTGGAACCAGTAGATCTGGAGAAGAGAATAATCGCAATGTCAGATATCAAAAACGATAACGATCGATATCAGATTAAAACATCAAGCGATGATGAAATCGAAGATCAAAAAGCGCGGGAACTGGTTACGAAAGTCACCAAAAACATCAATACTGCGGCATCGTCGAGTGCGACCAACAAATTGTTGTTCGATTTCTTCAGAGAGCGAGTGGCAGAGGAGAGAGGATCGAGAAAGGGCTTCGCGGAGGCGGTGAAATCGGCGGAGGATTGGACGGTGGGAGCTCCTACGAGAGAAGTTTTGCTGAGATGGGAAGTGAATGAGGGAAGAAAAGCTTACATCAAGGAAATGGAAAAAGGTGGAAGATGGAGAAATTTGGATGAGGAAAAGGGGGAGATTGATTTGGAGTTGGAAGCTCTGGTTTGGGATTCTTTAATTGAAGAAATCTTACTTGATCTGTTGTGA